Sequence from the Pseudomonas sp. 7SR1 genome:
TGTCCCTCGGCAACGCGTTCGCAACTTCTTTTGTTCAACCTGCGTTCGCTGAGGGTGGTTCGGATCGACTGATCGAAAACCGTGTAGCCGAAGGCGGCTCGGACCGACTCATCGAAAACCGGGTAGCCGAAGGTGGCTCGGATCGACTGATCGAAAATCGTGTGGCCGAAGGCGGCTCGGACCGACTCATCGAAAACCGCGTGGCCGAAGGCGGCTCGGATCGACTCATCGAAAACCGCGTGGCCGAAGGCGGCTCGGATCGACTCATCGAAAACCGTGTGGCCGAAGGTGGCTCGGATCGACTGATGGAAAACAGAGTGGGCTGAAAAAACCCTTCACCACTTCAAAGCCGGTCGAATCACCCCATGTTGCTTCCAAAACAAAAGACGCCGCTTATCTCTCACGAGGAAGCGGCGTTTTTTTGCAACGTGTCATAGGCATCCTAAACGATGCTATCCACCACACCACCATCGACACGCAGCGCCGCTCCAGTGGTGGCCGAGGCCTGCTCCGAACTGGCATAGATAATCATGTTGGCAACCTCCTCGACGCGTGCCGCGCGCTGGATGATCGAGGTGCTGCGGTGCTGGTTGACGAAGTCTGCCGCGACCTTTTCCAGGCTTTCCCCAGTGCGCTCGACGTCTGCCTTGAGCATCTGGGCAACCCCTTCGGAAAGCGTCGGCCCGGGCAATACCGAGTTTACCGTCACGCCCGTACCAGCGAGGCGCTTGGCCAGGCCGCGAGCGATGGACAGTTGGGCGGTCTTGGTGAAGCCGTAGTGGATCATGTCGGCAGGAATGTTCACGCCCGATTCCGACGAGACAAACACGATCCGTCCCCAACCACGCTCGACCATGCCCTGCGCGTAGGCCCTGGAAACACGCACACCCGACATGACGTTGGTTTCGAAGAAGCGTTGCCATTCGCTGTCCGGCGTTTCGAAAAAATCTTCCTGTTTGAAGATGCCCAGGTTGTTGATGACGATATCGAAGCTGGGGTGCTTGGCTATCAGTGCCTGGCAGCCCGTCGAGTTGCTGAGATCGCCCACAAAGCCGGTCGCCCTTGAGGCAAGCGCGCCCAAGCGCTGCAGCGCGTCCGCCACGCTGCTCTCGCTTCGACCGTTGATGACCACGTGAGCACCGGCTTCGAGAAAGCCTTTGGCGGTAGCGAAACCGATACCGCTGGTGGATCCGGTGACCAGGACCTGACGTCCGGTGAAATCGATGTTCATGAGGGGACTCCTTGATTAATGAACCAGAGGAAGTGCGATATTTCTGACTGGACGGTAGTCCGACGGATTTGCAGATGGCTTTGCCATTCCAACGTCGCCGATATCGCAGGCCCTTAATCATGGACACGATTGAGGCTTTGCGCCTCCTCGTGGTCAATCAACCATCAGGAAGCCGGCCGCACCGCCAGTTCATAGTCGGTCCTGGGGGAGCAAGCGTCCTCGCCACGAGACTCGGTAGACCCGGCTTTCAGGCCTGCGCGCTGAATCGCTGCGCAGCACGCCGTTCAAGCATCGCGGCTTCCGTTTCTTGGGTCGCCAGTTCGCCTTTGTGCGCCAGTTGGGTGAAAAACAGCCCGTCCGAAAATTCCTGGGGCGGCACCGAGCCGGCGCGCTTGAGCAGCGGTGCCAGGTCGATGGTGCTGGCGAAGTTTTCCTTGGTCAGATTGTAGCGGCCCAGGTAGCTGCCAGACCAAGGCGAGTCGGCATCCACCATGTCGATGGAGGCGTCGCGCAAGGCGCTGGCTGCGGCTTTCAAATCAGTGGATTCATTGAGCAGATCGGTGAGGCGCTGGGTCTGCGAGGTGCTGAGCTGCCCGGCGGTGTTGAGCACTTTCAACTTGCCATCGGCCTCGACGGTGAAGCCGTATTTCTTGCTGGCCAGATCCGGGTCGGTTGCCGACAGCGTTGACTGGAATGCCTCGAAGGAGGTTTTCAAGGTGTTTTTCGCGCTCTCGGTGATCGCGACATAGCGAGGAAAATCTGGCGATTGGGATCGACCGACCCAGGTGGTAATGGCCACCAGTGGTTGCTCCACGGTCTGGGTTTCTTCACTGGGGTGGTAGATGGCTGCTGGGCCAGCGCTTGCCAGTTCCTTTACAGAGCCTGTTGGAGGATGAGTGACCAACTTCTGATCGGAGCGGGTGAGGTGGGTGTTGGGGGGTGCAATAGAGGCAGCGCTAAGAGAGAGTTCCATTTCATCGGTCCATGATTGGCGGATACATCGGGTTATCGACAGCCGCGGACCGAGCTTTAGGAAGTGAGAGGACATGGGGTGAGGTCAATTAGTCATGTGGCGGCTGTTAGGGCGCTATCGCGAGCAAGCTCGCTCCCACAGGAATTCATGAATGGGCGCAATGTCTGTAAACAGCCCGGAAAAAACTGTGGAAGCGAGCTTGCTCGCGATAGCGTTGGGCCTGCTTGCATCGATGTTGAGTGTGCCGCCGTCGTCGCGAGCAAGGGCTCCCACATAGGGACTTGGGTGTTCACAGATCCTGCATTCACCACCAGATCCCCGCTTATATGAAGCAACAGATCTTCAATACCACCGCGCCTCACCCGGCGGGCGCTTCTTGAAGCGTTTCATGCTCCACATGTACTGGCTGGGATAGGCCCGTACGTAGCGTTCCACCACCTGGCTCATGGCCGCGCAGGCGGTTTCGGTGTCGGTGCTGTACATGGCTTCGGGCGCGGCTTCGAGGATAACCTTGTAGCCGGAGCCGTCCGGCAGGCGCAGGGCGTGGAGGAAGACGCCGACCGCCTTGCCGCCGGCGAGCATGTTCGGTACGAACTTGCTGGTCAGGGCCTGAGTGGCGAAGAAGGGCACGAAGATACCAGCGGATTCGGCCGGTTCCGGGTCGGCGGGGATGCCCACCTGGCCGCCCTTGCGCACTTCCTTGATGACACTGAGGATGCCTTCCTTGGTGGACGCCGCGACTTTGTTGCCCAACTGCACCCGCTGCTTCTGCAGCAGTTCATCCACCGCCTTGAGCTTGGGCGGCCGATAGAAAATGATCGGTTTGCACTGGCTGCAATAGAAGTGGTTGAGCACCTCCCAGTTGCCCAGGTGGCTGGTGATGCCCACCACGCCCTTGCCCGAGGCCAGCGCCTCCTTCAACACCTCCAGGCCCTCGACTTCGCGCACCAGTTCGATGGAACGCTGGGCCGGCCAGATCCAGGCGCAGGCACTTTCGGTCAAGGATTTGCCGATGTCCTTGAGGCTCTGGCCCACCAGGCGTTCGCGCTCGGCCGGGTCCATCTCGGGAAAGCACTTGGCGAGGTTGATCCGCACCACGTCGCGGGAGCGATTGGGAAATTTCCACATGAGCCAGCCAATGGCAGAGCCCACCGCCTGCACCGCCCGCCAAGGCAGCAGCGCAAACAACCGCAGAGCGCCGACCAGCAAGGCGCCTTTCAACTTATCCACAGGTCACTCCTGAATTCTTCGGTCGTGTTGCGAGCCGGCTATTCTAACCACCGTTTGCCAGCTCAGCGTAGCGGTCGCAATCCCTTGTGTGGTCCATCACCATGCCCGAGGCCTGCATGAAGGCGTAGCAAATGGTGGGGCCGACGAACGTGAAGCCGGCTTTTTTCAGACCCTTGCTCATTTCGATGGCCTGGGGGGTGATGGCCGGTACTTCGGTGCGGTCCCTGAAGTGGTTGATGACGGGTTTATCACCCACGAACGACCACAGGAACGCCACCGGGTCTTCCAGCGCCAACCAGGCCTGGGCATTGCGACGGGCGGCCTTGAGCTTGAGCCGGTTGCGGATGATGCCAGGGTCGAGCATCAGATCATCGATTTCGGCATCGCTCATCTGCGCCACCCGCTGCACATCGAAGCCATAGAGCACCTTGCGGTAATGTTCACGCTTGCGCAGCACGGTGATCCAGGACAACCCGGCCTGGAACCCTTCGAGCAAAAGCAACTCGAACAAACCCTGCGCATCGCGCAGCGGCGTCCCCCACTCCTGATCGTGATAAGCCATGTACAACGGATCGTCAGAACACCAAAAGCAGCGTGGCATAAGGCTCCAGGGGGCGTGCGCACGAACGAATCGGGTATACTCCCGCTCTTTAAATCGCAGCCCAAGAAACAGGTGAATTTCGTGAGCCAGCCTACGCCAGCCGTGCGTACCTTCCAAGACTTGATCCTCGCCCTCCAGCAATACTGGGCCGAGCAAGGTTGCGTGGTACTTCAGCCCTACGATATGGAAGTAGGCGCCGGCACTTTCCACACTGCCACGTTCCTGCGTGCCATCGGCCCGGAAACCTGGAACGCCGCCTACGTACAGCCCAGCCGCCGCCCGACTGACGGCCGCTACGGCGAGAACCCGAACCGCCTGCAGCATTACTACCAGTTCCAGGTGGTCCTGAAGCCCAACCCGGACAATTTCCAGGAGCTGTACCTGGGATCGCTCAAGCACGTGGGCCTCGACCCGTTGGTGCATGACATCCGTTTCGTCGAAGACAACTGGGAGTCGCCGACCCTGGGCGCCTGGGGCCTGGGCTGGGAAGTCTGGCTCAACGGCATGGAAGTGACCCAATTCACCTACTTCCAGCAGGCGGGCGGCATCGAGTGCTACCCGGTGACCGGCGAAATCACTTACGGCCTGGAACGCCTGGCCATGTACCTGCAAGGCGTGGATTCGGTCTACGACCTGGTGTGGGCCGACGGTCCGTTCGGCAAGGTGACCTACGGCGACGTGTTCCACCAGAACGAAGTGGAGCAGTCGACCTACAACTTCGAACACGCCAATGTCGAGAAGCTGTTCGAACTGTTCGATTTCTATGAAAGCGAGGCCAAGCGCCTGATCGAGCTGGACCAGCCGCTGCCGTTGCCGAGCTATGAAATGGTGTTGAAGGCCTCCCATACCTTCAACCTGCTGGACGCACGCCGGGCGATTTCGGTGACCGCGCGTCAGCAATACATCCTGCGTGTGCGCACCCTGGCGCGTTCCGTCGCGCAAGCCTACCTGATGGCCCGTGCCAAGCTGGGCTTCCCGATGGCGACCCCGGACCTGCGTGATGAAGTGTTGGCTAAGCTGGAGGCTGCACAATGAGTGCTCAAGATTTTCTGGTTGAACTGGGCACCGAAGAACTGCCACCCAAAGCCCTGAACACCCTGGCCGATGCGTTCCTGGCCGGTATCGACAAAGGCCTGCAAGCCGCCGGACTGAACTTCGAGACCAAGCACGTCTACGCCGCGCCGCGTCGTCTGGCCGTGCTGATCACCGGCCTGGCGACCCAGCAGCCGGATCGCAGCATCAACCTCGACGGCCCGCCACGCCAGGCCGCATTCGATGCAGACGGCAACCCGACCCAGGCTGCCCTGGGCTTCGCCAAGAAGTGCGGCGTGGACCTGAGCGAAATCGACCAGAGCGGTCCGAAGCTGCGCTACAGCCAGAGCATCAAGGGCAAGCCGACCGCCAGCCTGCTGCCGACCATCGTCGAAGACTCACTCAATGACTTGCCGATCCCCAAGCGCATGCGCTGGGCCGCGCGCAAGGAAGAGTTCGTGCGTCCGACCCAATGGCTGGTGATGCTGCTCGGTGACCAGGTCATCGACTGCACCATCCTGGCCCAGAAGGCCGGTCGCGATTCCCGCGGCCATCGTTTCCACCATCCACAGAGCGTGCGCATCACTTCGCCGGCCAACTACCTGGCCGACCTGCGTGCCGCCTATGTGCTGGCCGATGCCAACGAGCGTCGCGAGCTGATCAGCAAGCGCACCGAAGAGCTGGCGACCCGCCAGGAAGGCACCGCCATCGTGCCGCCGGACCTGCTGGACGAAGTGACTGCCCTGGTGGAATGGCCAGTGCCGCTGGTGTGCTCGTTCGAGGAACGTTTCCTGGAAGTGCCGCAGGAAGCGCTGATCACCACCATGCAGGACAACCAGAAGTACTTCTGCCTGCTGGACGCCGAAGGCAAGTTGCTGCCGCGCTTCATCACGGTCGCCAACATCGAGAGCAAGGACCCGCAGCAGATCGTCGCAGGTAACGAAAAAGTCGTTCGCCCGCGCCTGACCGATGCCGAGTTCTTCTTCAAGCAAGACAAGAAGCAGCCGCTGGAAAGTTTCAACGAGCGCCTGCAGAACGTGGTGTTTCAGGAAAAACTCGGCAGCGTCTACGACAAGGCCGAGCGGGTTTCGAAGCTGGCC
This genomic interval carries:
- a CDS encoding SDR family NAD(P)-dependent oxidoreductase; the encoded protein is MNIDFTGRQVLVTGSTSGIGFATAKGFLEAGAHVVINGRSESSVADALQRLGALASRATGFVGDLSNSTGCQALIAKHPSFDIVINNLGIFKQEDFFETPDSEWQRFFETNVMSGVRVSRAYAQGMVERGWGRIVFVSSESGVNIPADMIHYGFTKTAQLSIARGLAKRLAGTGVTVNSVLPGPTLSEGVAQMLKADVERTGESLEKVAADFVNQHRSTSIIQRAARVEEVANMIIYASSEQASATTGAALRVDGGVVDSIV
- a CDS encoding lysophospholipid acyltransferase, with product MDKLKGALLVGALRLFALLPWRAVQAVGSAIGWLMWKFPNRSRDVVRINLAKCFPEMDPAERERLVGQSLKDIGKSLTESACAWIWPAQRSIELVREVEGLEVLKEALASGKGVVGITSHLGNWEVLNHFYCSQCKPIIFYRPPKLKAVDELLQKQRVQLGNKVAASTKEGILSVIKEVRKGGQVGIPADPEPAESAGIFVPFFATQALTSKFVPNMLAGGKAVGVFLHALRLPDGSGYKVILEAAPEAMYSTDTETACAAMSQVVERYVRAYPSQYMWSMKRFKKRPPGEARWY
- the tag gene encoding DNA-3-methyladenine glycosylase I, which translates into the protein MPRCFWCSDDPLYMAYHDQEWGTPLRDAQGLFELLLLEGFQAGLSWITVLRKREHYRKVLYGFDVQRVAQMSDAEIDDLMLDPGIIRNRLKLKAARRNAQAWLALEDPVAFLWSFVGDKPVINHFRDRTEVPAITPQAIEMSKGLKKAGFTFVGPTICYAFMQASGMVMDHTRDCDRYAELANGG
- the glyQ gene encoding glycine--tRNA ligase subunit alpha: MSQPTPAVRTFQDLILALQQYWAEQGCVVLQPYDMEVGAGTFHTATFLRAIGPETWNAAYVQPSRRPTDGRYGENPNRLQHYYQFQVVLKPNPDNFQELYLGSLKHVGLDPLVHDIRFVEDNWESPTLGAWGLGWEVWLNGMEVTQFTYFQQAGGIECYPVTGEITYGLERLAMYLQGVDSVYDLVWADGPFGKVTYGDVFHQNEVEQSTYNFEHANVEKLFELFDFYESEAKRLIELDQPLPLPSYEMVLKASHTFNLLDARRAISVTARQQYILRVRTLARSVAQAYLMARAKLGFPMATPDLRDEVLAKLEAAQ
- the glyS gene encoding glycine--tRNA ligase subunit beta — protein: MSAQDFLVELGTEELPPKALNTLADAFLAGIDKGLQAAGLNFETKHVYAAPRRLAVLITGLATQQPDRSINLDGPPRQAAFDADGNPTQAALGFAKKCGVDLSEIDQSGPKLRYSQSIKGKPTASLLPTIVEDSLNDLPIPKRMRWAARKEEFVRPTQWLVMLLGDQVIDCTILAQKAGRDSRGHRFHHPQSVRITSPANYLADLRAAYVLADANERRELISKRTEELATRQEGTAIVPPDLLDEVTALVEWPVPLVCSFEERFLEVPQEALITTMQDNQKYFCLLDAEGKLLPRFITVANIESKDPQQIVAGNEKVVRPRLTDAEFFFKQDKKQPLESFNERLQNVVFQEKLGSVYDKAERVSKLAAFIAPRIGGDAQRAARAGILSKCDLSTEMVGEFPEMQGVAGYYYALNDGEPQDVALALNEQYMPRGAGAELPTTLTGAAVAIADKLDTLVGIFGIGMLPTGSKDPYALRRAALGVLRILIEKQLDLNLNDAVAFAVNAFGSKVKSAGLADAVLEFIFDRLRARYEDEGVDVATYLSVRALKPGSALDFDQRVQAVQAFRKLPEAAALAAVNKRVSNLLSKAEPTVNAPEARYFDNAVEFSLNSAIQQAYASVQPLMEKREYAEALARLAALREPVDAFFDAVMVNADNEDVRRNRYALLARLRGLFLNIADISVLG